Proteins co-encoded in one Methylobacterium sp. WL1 genomic window:
- a CDS encoding CBS domain-containing protein, with amino-acid sequence MAITSPVAVIWENAMPISDVMTADVSVVRSDQSIRDAARLMADLDAGVVPVGENDRLVGMLTDRDITVRAVAAGKGPDTPIREAMTTEVRYCYADEDCAAGAQTMGELQIRRLPVLDRDKRLVGIVSLGDLSTLYSSGSAGSALGYVSEQSGS; translated from the coding sequence TTGGCGATCACGAGCCCCGTTGCCGTCATTTGGGAGAATGCCATGCCGATCAGTGACGTGATGACCGCGGACGTATCCGTCGTACGATCAGACCAGAGCATCCGGGACGCCGCGCGCTTGATGGCGGATCTGGACGCGGGTGTCGTTCCCGTCGGCGAGAACGACCGGCTGGTCGGCATGCTGACGGACCGCGATATCACGGTGCGTGCGGTCGCCGCGGGCAAGGGGCCGGATACGCCCATACGCGAGGCGATGACCACCGAGGTCCGGTACTGCTACGCCGACGAGGATTGTGCTGCGGGCGCGCAGACCATGGGCGAACTCCAGATCCGACGCCTGCCGGTGCTGGACCGGGACAAGCGGCTCGTCGGCATCGTGTCGCTCGGCGATCTCTCGACGCTCTACAGCAGCGGCTCGGCCGGGAGCGCCCT